The sequence below is a genomic window from Leptotrichia sp. oral taxon 215 str. W9775.
AGGGGTCTGATTACAGACAATATAAAATAAAGAGATAACTAATTGAAAAAAAAAATTCTAAAGATATAATATACATAATAAACTACAAAAAAGAGGTAAGGTTATGACAAAGAAAAAGATTTTAATTTTATTGGGAGTTATAGTTTTAACTGTAAATTCATGTGTAGCAGTAGCGGCGGCAGGAGTAGGGGCCGGAGTTGGATATTACTGCGGTACAACATCGAGATGTACAGGAAAATAAAAATATGTTATAATAAAGAACAAAAGGTTTCGGAGTCAATCGCCTGAATATTTCAGGAGGAAAGTCCGGACTTCGCAGGGCAAGGGAGACAGCTAATGGCTGTTGGAAGAAATTCTAAGGAAAGTGCCACAGAAAATATACCGCCTGAAATTCAGGTAAGGGTGAAATGGTAGTGTAAGAGACTACCGGTGATTTAAGAAATTAAGTCAGCCGGGTAAACCCCTCCCGAAGCAAGAATAAGTAGAAAGTGGTTAAGAGGCTGCCCGTCTTCACTTAATGGGTAATTCGCTAAAACCGGCAGGTAACTGCCTGTTTAGATAAATGATTGGCAAATACAGAATCCGGCTTATGCCGAGACCTTTTAAAAAACTGTAAAAAAATGTAAAGAACTTATAGAAAAAATAAAGTATTTATTTATAGAAAGAGTGTTTTTTAGCACTCTTCTTTTAATATTAAAAAAATATTTAGTAGAAAAAAATATTTAAAAATGTTACAATTATAATAAATAAACTGAATTAAGAGGCGAATATGGAAAATAAAATGGAAGTTTTAAAAAATAGTAGCCAGGAAGAAATAGTAAATCAAATAAATAGGGTAAAAATTATAAAAAAGGAATATTTGGAAGAAGATAAGCTTATTCATTTTTATGATTATATGAAATTAAATAAAATAGAAGAAACAGAAGATACTGAAAAGGCAGATTTAATTATTTCATTTGGAGGAGACGGGACATTACTTGTTGCAGCAAAGGAAACTTTAAAGAAGGATATTCCTGTAATGGCTGTAAATATGGGAACATTAGGATATTTAGCAGATATTTCTCCTAAGGATGTTGTTGAGATGCTGGAGAAGTACAGAAGAAATGAATGTATTGTAGATAAAAGAACATTCCTTAAGGTAAAATACAATGAGAAAGAGTACCACGCCTTAAATGACCTTGTTATAAGCAAGGGAGGGATAGCTTCCCAGATGATTAGTGTGGAAGTTTATGCTGATGGGACATTTGTAAATAAGTACAGGGCTGACGGAATAATTATAGCCACTCCTACCGGATCTACTGCATATTCACTTTCGGCAGGTGGTTCAATAGTTCATCCTAACTTAAGGGCTTTAAGTATAACTCCGTTATCGCCTCAGAGTCTTACAGCGAGGCCTATTATAATAGATGGTAATGAAGTGCTGAGTTTTAAAGTTTTTTCAAGGGATAATGACACCCACTTGAATATTGACGGAAGGATAAATTTCCGGATAAAACAGGAGGATGAAATTTCAGCAGTAATGTCAAATAGAAAAGTAAAAATAATAAGAAGCGGGAAAAGTGACTATTACGGTATATTAAGGGAAAAACTCAGATGGGGAGAATCGTCGGTAAAATAAAAAATAAGGGGAAATAAACAGAAAAGGTGAGAGGAAAATAAAATGCTGAGAGAATTAAGATTAAATAATTTGGCAATAATAAAAAATTTGGATTTGGAATTTAATGAAGGACTGATTTCACTGACAGGAGAAACGGGAGCAGGAAAGTCCATTATACTGGATGGAATTTCACTCCTTATCGGGGAAAGGTCTAATCTTGAAATGATAAGAACAGGTGAGGAAAGCCTTTTTGCAGAAGGAGTTTTTGATTTAAGTGAAGTTCAGAAGGAAAAGCTCAATAAACTTGGTTTTGAAATAGAAGATGACGAACTGATTATTTCAAGATATTTTTAT
It includes:
- a CDS encoding NAD(+)/NADH kinase — protein: MENKMEVLKNSSQEEIVNQINRVKIIKKEYLEEDKLIHFYDYMKLNKIEETEDTEKADLIISFGGDGTLLVAAKETLKKDIPVMAVNMGTLGYLADISPKDVVEMLEKYRRNECIVDKRTFLKVKYNEKEYHALNDLVISKGGIASQMISVEVYADGTFVNKYRADGIIIATPTGSTAYSLSAGGSIVHPNLRALSITPLSPQSLTARPIIIDGNEVLSFKVFSRDNDTHLNIDGRINFRIKQEDEISAVMSNRKVKIIRSGKSDYYGILREKLRWGESSVK